One Thermodesulfobacteriota bacterium DNA segment encodes these proteins:
- a CDS encoding AEC family transporter yields MNVVLPVFLITAAGYIFGKKRKINLSAINDFVIYLATPALIISSLSEDPIDLAIAGKVFLSVCIVIGVSLVLWLVVIRAMKLHVKVYLPPVLFANTGNMGLPLVLFAFGEAGFSVAILYMVSTTVIHYTLGIYILSYDESPFEVLRLPLVYSAVAGVLLSVSGWELPVAIFRSLDLLGEASIPAMIFALGCKLSEVAIKDVGKSFMAGGMRILFGIILGVLSVRILHLEGVEASVVILLAAMPPAVFNFVLADRYNQDSETVASIILAGTLISAVTTPVIIAFLLN; encoded by the coding sequence ATAAACGTCGTACTTCCCGTTTTCCTCATCACCGCAGCCGGCTATATCTTCGGCAAAAAGAGGAAAATAAACCTCTCCGCCATAAACGATTTCGTCATATACCTCGCGACTCCGGCGCTAATAATATCGTCCCTCTCCGAAGATCCTATAGACCTGGCCATAGCGGGGAAGGTCTTTCTTTCAGTCTGCATAGTGATAGGAGTATCCCTCGTGCTCTGGCTCGTCGTCATAAGGGCGATGAAGCTCCACGTGAAGGTCTATCTGCCGCCCGTTCTTTTCGCGAACACGGGGAACATGGGGCTCCCGCTCGTCCTCTTCGCATTCGGCGAGGCGGGGTTCAGCGTCGCGATACTGTACATGGTTTCCACCACCGTCATTCATTATACGCTCGGGATATACATACTGAGCTACGATGAGAGCCCGTTCGAGGTTCTGAGGCTCCCGCTCGTTTATTCAGCCGTTGCAGGGGTGCTGCTAAGCGTTTCGGGGTGGGAGCTGCCCGTCGCCATATTCAGGTCGCTCGACCTCCTGGGCGAGGCAAGCATTCCGGCGATGATATTCGCCCTCGGGTGCAAGCTGTCCGAGGTGGCGATAAAGGACGTCGGCAAGTCGTTCATGGCGGGCGGTATGAGAATTCTGTTCGGCATTATTCTAGGGGTGCTTTCGGTGCGGATTCTACACTTAGAAGGCGTCGAGGCCAGCGTCGTGATATTACTCGCGGCCATGCCGCCCGCGGTGTTCAACTTCGTCCTCGCGGACAGATACAACCAGGACTCCGAGACGGTCGCCTCGATAATACTCGCAGGGACTTTGATATCGGCCGTGACGACTCCCGTCATTATAGCGTTCCTGCTGAATTGA
- a CDS encoding beta-ketoacyl-ACP synthase III, with product MSFVRFLGTGSAAPEKVLANADLEKIVDTSDEWIQTRTGIRERRIAEPGTATSDIAYDACVRALESASVDPVDLDAIIVGTVTPDYIFPSTACILQSRLGARHIMAFDLLAGCSGFMYALQAGKGIIDGGNAKKVLVVGAETLSTIMDFQDRSTCILFGDGAGAAVLSKSDTPGIMSITMGANGSQWELLYMPGGGSRVPASEESVRNRAHFLKMAGQEVFKEAVKAIESSSLEAIRLADLTPDDIDLFIPHQANYRILEAVRKRIGLPAEKVFSNLDRYGNTSSASVPIALDEAVRSGRVKKDDKILISVFGAGFTWGAAVVNW from the coding sequence TTGAGCTTTGTAAGGTTCCTTGGCACAGGCTCGGCGGCCCCTGAAAAGGTGCTCGCAAACGCCGACCTCGAAAAAATCGTAGATACCTCGGACGAGTGGATTCAAACCCGGACGGGAATCCGTGAAAGAAGGATTGCCGAGCCCGGAACCGCCACTTCGGACATAGCATACGACGCCTGCGTACGGGCGCTCGAAAGCGCATCGGTCGATCCGGTCGATCTCGACGCTATTATAGTGGGCACGGTTACCCCGGACTACATTTTCCCGTCGACGGCCTGTATTCTCCAGAGCAGGCTCGGCGCGAGGCATATAATGGCCTTCGACCTTCTAGCGGGATGCTCGGGCTTCATGTACGCGCTCCAGGCCGGGAAGGGCATAATCGACGGCGGCAACGCGAAGAAGGTTCTCGTCGTCGGCGCCGAGACGCTTTCGACGATAATGGATTTCCAGGACCGCTCGACGTGCATACTCTTCGGCGACGGGGCGGGAGCGGCCGTCCTGTCCAAGTCCGACACGCCCGGCATCATGTCCATAACCATGGGGGCCAACGGAAGCCAGTGGGAGCTCCTCTACATGCCGGGCGGCGGCTCGCGCGTGCCGGCGAGCGAGGAATCCGTCAGGAACAGGGCGCATTTCCTCAAAATGGCGGGTCAGGAGGTCTTCAAGGAGGCCGTAAAGGCCATAGAATCGTCCTCGCTCGAAGCCATACGCCTGGCGGACCTTACGCCGGACGACATCGACCTATTCATACCGCACCAGGCCAATTACAGGATCCTCGAGGCCGTAAGAAAGCGCATAGGGCTTCCGGCGGAAAAGGTGTTCAGCAACCTCGACAGGTACGGGAACACGTCGTCCGCGTCCGTGCCCATAGCGCTCGACGAGGCAGTAAGGAGCGGCAGGGTGAAAAAGGACGACAAGATCCTCATATCCGTATTCGGGGCCGGCTTTACATGGGGCGCCGCCGTCGTAAACTGGTAG
- the aroA gene encoding 3-phosphoshikimate 1-carboxyvinyltransferase — MPKKVVKGSTKPFKGEVTPPGDKSISHRSLMLGALATGKTVVTGFLNCEDTISTANAMRAMGAGIEINGTDVTAVGNGLRGLKEPGDVIDAGNSGTTTRLLTGLLGAQDFFSVVTGDKYLRARPMKRVTDPLRLMGARITGREGGNKLPLAIDGGGLRGISYRLPVASAQVKSALLLAGLYASGETEVIEPEPTRDHTERMLGYMGVTLQRSGESITITPRERDFEGRKISVPADISSAAFFMVAALINPGSEVLIRNVGVNPLRTGVVDILKDMGGDISLLDEREVSGEPVADLLVKSSALKGVTIGGALIPRAIDELPVIATAAAYAEGTTVIRDAAELRVKETDRIKAIATELGKMGADVEEFEDGMAITGKGRLTGAACESRGDHRIAMAVAVAASRAEGETEIDDAGAVAVSFPEFFEVLKGLRS, encoded by the coding sequence ATGCCAAAGAAGGTCGTCAAGGGAAGCACGAAACCGTTTAAGGGCGAGGTTACGCCGCCCGGGGACAAGTCCATATCGCACAGGTCGCTCATGCTCGGCGCGCTCGCCACCGGGAAGACCGTCGTCACCGGCTTTCTTAACTGCGAGGATACGATATCCACGGCGAACGCCATGCGGGCCATGGGGGCCGGGATCGAGATAAACGGGACGGACGTCACAGCCGTCGGAAACGGCCTCCGGGGTCTAAAGGAGCCCGGAGACGTCATCGACGCCGGCAATTCCGGGACGACCACGAGGCTCCTGACGGGCCTCCTCGGCGCCCAGGATTTCTTCTCCGTCGTGACGGGGGACAAGTATCTCCGGGCGAGGCCGATGAAGAGGGTAACGGACCCGCTTCGGCTCATGGGCGCGCGCATAACGGGCAGGGAAGGCGGCAACAAGCTCCCCCTCGCAATAGACGGCGGAGGGCTCAGGGGGATCTCCTACAGGCTCCCGGTCGCGAGCGCGCAGGTTAAGTCCGCGCTACTGCTCGCGGGCCTCTACGCCTCGGGCGAGACGGAGGTGATAGAGCCCGAGCCCACGAGGGACCACACCGAAAGGATGCTCGGCTACATGGGCGTCACTCTCCAAAGAAGCGGCGAAAGCATAACCATCACCCCCCGGGAGAGGGACTTTGAGGGCAGGAAAATTTCGGTGCCCGCGGATATCTCGTCGGCCGCGTTTTTCATGGTCGCCGCGCTCATAAATCCGGGCTCGGAGGTCCTCATACGAAACGTCGGCGTTAACCCGCTCAGGACGGGCGTAGTGGATATATTGAAGGACATGGGCGGCGATATTTCCCTCCTGGATGAAAGGGAGGTGTCCGGCGAGCCCGTGGCCGACCTGCTCGTAAAATCGAGCGCGCTCAAGGGCGTGACCATAGGCGGGGCGCTGATACCGAGGGCCATAGATGAGCTGCCCGTGATCGCGACCGCTGCGGCGTACGCCGAGGGGACGACCGTCATCAGGGACGCGGCCGAGCTGAGGGTGAAAGAAACGGACCGTATAAAGGCGATAGCGACAGAGCTCGGCAAGATGGGCGCGGACGTCGAGGAATTCGAAGACGGTATGGCGATTACCGGAAAGGGACGCCTCACAGGGGCCGCGTGCGAGAGCCGGGGGGATCACCGCATTGCGATGGCGGTCGCGGTCGCGGCGAGCAGGGCCGAGGGCGAGACGGAGATAGACGACGCCGGGGCGGTGGCCGTGTCGTTCCCGGAATTCTTCGAGGTGCTTAAGGGGCTAAGAAGCTAG
- the cmk gene encoding (d)CMP kinase, with product MIITIDGPSGVGKSTVSKAVAERTGCIYLDTGAMYRAIALKTATSGIDIGNEAELSKLLDSTSVGFRKNPDGGLSILLDGEDVAGEIRTPEVSRLSSDVATKRPVRVKLVAIQREIGSSGNIVAEGRDMGTYVFPDADFKFYLTATTEERARRRWAQLRESGREADLAEVERELLVRDRQDSERAESPLHPSPNAVIIDTTNLLTDEVISRIISAVQG from the coding sequence ATGATTATAACGATAGACGGCCCCTCGGGGGTCGGGAAAAGCACCGTATCGAAAGCCGTGGCGGAGAGAACCGGCTGTATATATCTCGACACGGGCGCGATGTACAGGGCGATAGCCTTAAAAACCGCGACTTCAGGAATCGACATAGGGAACGAGGCCGAGCTCTCGAAACTCCTCGACAGCACTTCGGTCGGATTCAGAAAGAACCCGGACGGCGGCTTATCGATACTCCTCGACGGGGAAGACGTCGCGGGTGAAATAAGGACCCCCGAAGTGTCGCGGCTTTCCTCGGACGTCGCGACGAAAAGGCCCGTCAGGGTAAAGCTCGTCGCGATCCAGCGCGAAATAGGCTCCTCGGGGAATATAGTCGCCGAGGGAAGGGACATGGGGACGTACGTATTCCCCGACGCCGATTTCAAGTTCTATCTTACGGCCACGACAGAGGAAAGAGCCAGGAGGAGATGGGCGCAGCTCAGGGAATCGGGCAGGGAAGCGGACCTCGCGGAGGTGGAAAGGGAGCTCCTCGTACGGGACAGACAGGACAGCGAGAGGGCAGAATCTCCCTTGCATCCCTCACCGAATGCGGTCATAATAGATACTACAAATCTATTGACCGATGAAGTAATAAGTAGAATAATATCGGCGGTTCAAGGATAG